The window CCACGGGCTTCGCCAACTCGGGGATCCAATATCGCAGCCGCGATCGCGGCGATTTCGTGGCCGCCGGTTACCAGGCCGACATGGAAGCCGGTCCGCGTTACTCGGGCATCCTCTATGACGAGGCGGGCGGCGCGGGCGGGCGCGGGATCATGGCCGATCGCGGCGAGAAGGTCACCTGGACCGCCGACGGCCGCAAGGACGTCACAGGTCGTCTGGGCACGTCCGAGGAGATCGGGGCCAAGATCAAGAAGGACGACTGGAACGAGTACGTCGTGATCGCACGAGGAAACCATCTCCAGCATTTCACCAACGGCGTCCCGACCGTGGACGTCTACGACGAGGACGCGGCGAAGCGGCTCGATTCGGGGATCCTCGCTCTCCAGCTCCACGCGGGCGAGCCGATGACGGTCCGGTTCAAGGACGTGCGCATCAAGTCGCTGCGATCGGCCTCGGAGTCGGCCGCCGGCAACGTGAGGGTCGCCAAGGGGTTCAAGCTCGACCAGATCTACTCGGTCCCGAAGGAGTCTCAGGGCTCGTGGGTGGCGCTCTGCGTCGACCAGAAGGGCCGACTGATCGCCGCCGACCAGCGGGGCAAACTCTACCGCATGACGACCCCACCCCTCGACCGCAGCTCCGAGGTCGAGCCCGAGGCGATCGGCGTCGACCTGGCGGGCGCGCACGGCCTGCTCTATGCCTTCGACAGCCTCTACGTGATGGTGAACGAGGCGGGGACGCACGGCCTTTACCGCGTCCGCGACACCGACGGCGACGACCGTTACGACGAGGTCAAGCTCCTCCGCGAGATCAAGGGGGGCGGCGAGCACGGCATGCACTCGATCCTCCTGTCGCCGGACGGCAAGTCGCTGTTCGTCGTCTGCGGCAATTCGACCGAGCTGACGAAAGTCGACACGTCGCGCCTGCCCCTCAACTGGGGCGAAGACAACCTGGCGACCCGCGTCCCGACCGGCTTCATGGACGACTCGCTCGCGCCCCAGGGCTGGATCGCCCGCACCGACCCGGACGGCAAATCATGGGAGCTGGTCGCGGCCGGCCTGAGGAACCCGTTCGACCTCGCCTTCAACCGTGAGGGCGAGCTGTTCACATACGACGCGGATATGGAGTGGGACATCGGCGAGCCCTGGTACCGGCCCACGCGCATCAACCACGTGATCAGCGGCGCCGAATACGGCTTCCGAAACGGGTCGGGCAAGTGGCCCGCCTACTACATCGACAGCTTCGGCGCGGTCGTCGACATCGGCCCGGGATCGCCCACGGGGATCACATTCGGCTACGGGGCGAAGTTCCCGAAGAAATACGAGGACGCCCTCTTCATCTGCGATTGGAGTTTCGGGAAGCTCCGCGCCGTGCACTTGCGGCCCGACGGCGCCAGTTACGCCGGCGAGGTCGAGGAGTTCATCAGCGGTCAGCCCCTGCCGGTGACCGACGTGGTGATCAACCCGAAGGACGGCGCGATGTACCTCGCCGTCGGGGGCCGCGGGGCCCAGTCGGCCCTCTACCGCGTGACCTACGTCGGCGGCGAGGTCCCGCAGCCGATCCCGGTCCAGCCGGGCTCCACGATGCGCGACCTGCGGCGCAAGCTCGAAGGCTACCACGGCCACGCCGACGCCGCCGCGATCGACGCCGCCTGGCCGTACCTCTCGGATCAGGATCGCGCCATCCGCTACGCCGCCCGCATTGCCCTGGAATGGCAGGACCCGGCGACCTGGCGGACGAAGGCCCTCAAGGAGTCCGACCCACGCAAGGCGATCGCGGCCCTCGTCGCCCTTTGCCGGGACAGCGGGAAGGACGAACCGCATCGCAAGGCGGACGATCCCAGACCGGATCCTGCGCTCCAGGGGGAGATCCTAAAAGCCCTGGATTCGATCGACTGGTCAAGCCTCGGCCGCATGGATCGCGTCGACCTGCTGCGCGCCTACGCCCTGGCGTTCACGCGCCTGGGCCGGCCCGACGAGGAGGCTGCCCGGCGGTTGGCCGCTCGGCTCGACGCTTTCTTCCCCTCGAAGGCCGTCGAATCCGATTACCTGCTGGCGGAAATCCTCTCCTATCTCCAGGCCCCGACGGCCGCCCCGAAGATCATGGCGGCCCTGCGCGACGCCCTGACGCAGGAGGAAAAGGTCCAGTACGCCCTGATTCTCCGCGGGCTCAAGGCCGGCTGGACGCGGCCGCTCCGCGAGGAGTATTTCCGCTGGTTCGTCACCGAGGCCGCGACCTTCCGCGGGGGCAACACCTTCGCGAGCTCGCTCCAGACGATCAAGAACCAGGCGATCGAGTCGCTTAGCGAGGAAGAGCGGACGGCTCTCAAGCCGATCCTGGACGCCCGCCCCTCGACGAAGTCGCCACGCGATCTGCTGGCGGCGCGGAAGACCGTCAAGGAGTGGACCCTCGCTGAGTTGGTCCCCATCGTCGAACGCGGCATGGGCGAGAAGCGCGACCTGGACCGCGGCCGGCGGCTCTTCGGCTCGGTGGCATGCGCCTCGTGTCATCGCTGCGGATCGGACGGC of the Paludisphaera mucosa genome contains:
- a CDS encoding family 16 glycoside hydrolase encodes the protein MMIESFDLKIPAVAALVLVGFLPISARSQEAPSRADADARLVGSEGVRELDEASGYRWTTTVAASDSAAPGRNSAGWTRKHGFTRVALSGEPSPLDFVTRGGKSAVLLDGYWRVPSRPRSGGQAGAPGGGELRTIAGFRPPVVQAEELLGAATEVRHEGDRVKAVLPPESAAALLDLEAPTRRGSRRVEAPIKGPHGSVEFHIVDGLLTEYALTLGGSRRIGDREVALDRTITTRIVDVGVAKVDVPEDAREIVEALVAGQEPKVFAPEDGFRRLFDGRSLSGWEGRPGFWSVEDHAIVGRTTKDHPTKGNTFLFAKSAGANLIVDDFELRLAFKITADNATGFANSGIQYRSRDRGDFVAAGYQADMEAGPRYSGILYDEAGGAGGRGIMADRGEKVTWTADGRKDVTGRLGTSEEIGAKIKKDDWNEYVVIARGNHLQHFTNGVPTVDVYDEDAAKRLDSGILALQLHAGEPMTVRFKDVRIKSLRSASESAAGNVRVAKGFKLDQIYSVPKESQGSWVALCVDQKGRLIAADQRGKLYRMTTPPLDRSSEVEPEAIGVDLAGAHGLLYAFDSLYVMVNEAGTHGLYRVRDTDGDDRYDEVKLLREIKGGGEHGMHSILLSPDGKSLFVVCGNSTELTKVDTSRLPLNWGEDNLATRVPTGFMDDSLAPQGWIARTDPDGKSWELVAAGLRNPFDLAFNREGELFTYDADMEWDIGEPWYRPTRINHVISGAEYGFRNGSGKWPAYYIDSFGAVVDIGPGSPTGITFGYGAKFPKKYEDALFICDWSFGKLRAVHLRPDGASYAGEVEEFISGQPLPVTDVVINPKDGAMYLAVGGRGAQSALYRVTYVGGEVPQPIPVQPGSTMRDLRRKLEGYHGHADAAAIDAAWPYLSDQDRAIRYAARIALEWQDPATWRTKALKESDPRKAIAALVALCRDSGKDEPHRKADDPRPDPALQGEILKALDSIDWSSLGRMDRVDLLRAYALAFTRLGRPDEEAARRLAARLDAFFPSKAVESDYLLAEILSYLQAPTAAPKIMAALRDALTQEEKVQYALILRGLKAGWTRPLREEYFRWFVTEAATFRGGNTFASSLQTIKNQAIESLSEEERTALKPILDARPSTKSPRDLLAARKTVKEWTLAELVPIVERGMGEKRDLDRGRRLFGSVACASCHRCGSDGGGVGPDLTAVSGRFNVHDLLESMVEPSKVISDQYAAVVIAKTDGQVVTGRVGNVFGDTLSVVEDMFDPGHFTNVKRADIDEMKASPISQMPVGLLSSLTEDEIQDLVAFLLVRSDARGAPPRP